The Porites lutea chromosome 4, jaPorLute2.1, whole genome shotgun sequence genome contains a region encoding:
- the LOC140933332 gene encoding uncharacterized protein, whose product MATIEDINRQEALLKQQLETTKNISDRRKLRAELRGLKEKKEKLTDENGNETKAPSMSSKFTMSLGSSERNRYQERTNRINREESPARKENVAPQKPKNTRSTYSFKMASTEEKAPETRATEIYPRRHQTNHVQSNIEEKKPRKDQDMNNNKMEKEKQEEVPKRMSRRSSLAELFKIDQAGKEKERPSTAPPVHQLTVSSSPTVQHRKPLETHQDLKTKQDLLQNLGRLRGRRRSVREIERKEELDGLMYVKSGDTVKLVNTSKGDEQAKEQRKIRRTSRKESHEKIKIEGDTVSACGETELTPIQESPRSPNAPSKFGFTKESDEPQKTMNVPPTREEPPKTRIWQPPPRTEPPKPGPAARQWSDPGSQRRPNSFLPPKNDGPKFGQGAGGMGSVKDRMAFFRKAAEEEQKAKAKQFVHRAPSAPTPVNRFKATTPPSQTGSTAVNSSTSPTTPTSPTEKVSLKKAPDPNKTPRDLKKKPQLKRQMSVSSLILTWCKDVTQDYEGVNITNFSGSFSSGLAFCALIHKFNPDKFDYNSLSAENREHNFKLAFETGISVGIPALLDVEDMVRLKKPEPRSVQCYVQMIFSKYRPKDLDMSNLIIA is encoded by the exons ATGGCCACAATTGAGGACATTAATCGCCAGGAAGCGCTTCTCAAGCAACAG ttagAGACAACTAAAAATATCTCTGATCGAAGAAAACTCCGTGCAGAATTGCGCGGTCTTaaagagaagaaggaaaagCTGACAGATGAAAATGGCAACGAAACTAAAGCCCCCTCAATGTCGTCCAAGTTTACAATGTCTTTGGGCAGTTCAGAGAGAAACAGATACCAGGAAAGAACCAACCGCATCAACAGAGAGGAAAGTCCAGCTAGAAAAGAGAACGTCGCTCCGCAAAAACCGAAAAACACACGGAGTACGTATAGCTTTAAGATGGCGAGCACTGAAGAGAAGGCACCTGAGACCCGTGCGACAGAGATCTACCCCCGTCGGCATCAAACCAACCATGTGCAATCAAACATCGAGGAGAAGAAGCCGAGGAAGGATCAAGACATGAATAACAACAAGATGGAGAAAGAGAAACAAGAGGAAGTTCCTAAGCGAATGTCCCGAAGATCATCTTTAGCGGAACTTTTTAAGATTGATCAGGcgggaaaagaaaaggaaaggccTTCAACAGCCCCTCCCGTACATCAGCTGACTGTTTCATCTTCGCCAACCGTTCAACACCGGAAACCTTTAGAGACGCATCAAGATTTGAAGACGAAGCAAGATCTACTTCAGAATCTTGGGAGGTTGAGAGGTCGAAGACGATCGGTCCGCGAGATCGAGAGAAAGGAAGAATTGGACGGCCTAATGTACGTCAAGAGTGGAGACACAGTCAAACTGGTGAACACTTCAAAAGGAGATGAACAAGCTAAGGAGCAACGAAAGATACGGCGCACTTCACGAAAGGAAAGCCACGAAAAGATCAAAATTGAAGGCGACACCGTGAGCGCCTGCGGCGAAACTGAGCTCACGCCGATTCAGGAAAGCCCTCGGTCGCCGAACGCTCCCTCAAAATTTGGTTTTACTAAAGAAAGCGACGAACCTCAAAAGACAATGAATGTTCCTCCTACGCGAGAGGAACCTCCCAAAACCAGAATATGGCAGCCGCCTCCTCGGACTGAACCCCCCAAACCAGGCCCCGCAGCGAGGCAGTGGTCTGATCCAGGCTCCCAGCGGAGGCCCAACTCATTTCTACCCCCCAAAAATGAT GGCCCTAAATTTGGTCAAGGCGCTGGTGGGATGGGTTCCGTGAAAGACCGCATGGCTTTCTTTAGAAAGGCAGCGGAAGAAGAGCAAAAGGCAAAGGCGAAACAGTTTGTACACAGAGCGCCTAGTGCACCTACTCCTGTGAACAGGTTTAAAGCAACGACGCCACCCAGTCAAACCGGTTCGACAGCTGTAAATAGCTCGACAAGTCCAACGACTCCTACAAGCCCTACAGAGAAAGTATCGCTGAAGAAGGCACCGGATCCAAACAAGAC TCCAAGAGATCTGAAAAAGAAACCTCAGTTAAAAAGACAAATGTCTGTATCATCGCTGATCCTGACGTGGTGTAAAGACGTCACTCAAGATTACGAG GGGGTAAACATCACGAATTTCAGTGGTAGTTTCAGCTCTGGTTTAGCTTTCTGTGCTCTAATACATAAATTTAACCCTGACAAGTTTGATTACAACTCACTTTCCGCGGAAAACAGAGAACACAATTTTAAATTGGCGTTTGAGACCGGCAT CTCTGTCGGGATTCCTGCTCTTCTTGATGTAGAGGATATGGTTAGACTCAAAAAGCCTGAACCACGAAGCGTACAGTGCTACGTTCAAATGATATTTAGTAAATATCGACCTAAAGATTTGGACATGTCCAATCTCATTATCGCTTGA